A window from Balearica regulorum gibbericeps isolate bBalReg1 chromosome 1, bBalReg1.pri, whole genome shotgun sequence encodes these proteins:
- the TFG gene encoding protein TFG isoform X2, which translates to MNGQLDLSGKLIIKAQLGEDIRRIPIHNEDITYDELVLMMQRVFRGKLLSNDEVTIKYKDEDGDLITIFDSSDLSFAIQCSRILKLTLFVNGQPRPLESNQVKYLRRELIELRNKVNRLLDCLEPPAEPGLSTNLPESDAVDGREEKPAAADSNVKPSTQVIAASMSAFDPLKNQDEISKNVMSAFGLTDDQVSGPPSAPAEERSGTPDSIASSSSAAHPPGVQAQQPPYPGTQPQTGQVEAGYSQQQTPSQQAQQQFPAYSQPAAPAPAFPGQPQQLPAQQPPQYPGGSYPPQPYTTQASQPAPYSGAAPGSQAAPGTYQPRPGFTPPPGSTMTPPPTGPNPYARNRPPFGPQGYTQPGPGYR; encoded by the exons ATGAATGGGCAGCTGGACTTAAGTGGCAAGCTGATCATCAAAGCTCAGCTTGGAGAGGATATTAGGAGAATTCCTATTCATAATGAAGATATCACCTATGATGAATTGGTGCTAATGATGCAAAGAGTGTTTAGAGGAAAACTTCTCAGCAATGATGAAGtcacaataaaatataaagatgaAG ATGGAGATCTGATAACAATTTTTGATAGCTCAGATCTTTCCTTTGCAATTCAATGCAGTAGGATACTGAAGCTGACATTGTTTG TGAATGGACAACCAAGACCCCTAGAATCTAATCAGGTGAAATACCTGCGTCGAGAGCTGATAGAACTTCGCAATAAAGTCAATCGTTTACTGGACTGTTTAGAACCACCAGCTGAACCAGGGCTTTCCACTAATCTGCCTGAAAGTG aTGCCGTAGATGGTAGGGAAGAAAAGCCTGCTGCTGCCGACTCTAATGTTAAGCCATCTACTCAAGTTATAGCAGCAAGCATGTCTGCATTTGATCCGTTAAAGAACCAGGATGAAATCAGCAAGAATGTCATGTCAGCGTTTGGCTTGACAGATGATCAGGTGTCAG GACCACCAAGTGCCCCCGCAGAAGAGCGATCAGGAACACCGGACAGCATCGCTTCCTCTTCTTCTGCAGCCCATCCCCCTGGTGTTCAGGCACAGCAGCCACCATACCCTGGAACACAGCCACAAACTGGACAGGTGGAAG cagGCTACAGCCAGCAGCAAACCCCCTCGCAGCAAGCCCAGCAGCAGTTCCCGGCCTACAGCCagccggcggccccggcccctgccTTCCCCGGGCAGCCGCAGCAGCTGCCGGCACAGCAGCCCCCGCAGTACCCGGGGGGCAGCTACCCCCCGCAGCCCTACACCACGCAGGCCTCCCAGCCTGCACCCTACAGCGGCGCCGCTCCTGGCTCCCAGGCGGCGCCGGGCACCTACCAGCCACGGCCTGGCTTCACCCCCCCGCCCGGCAGCACTATGACCCCCCCGCCCACCGGGCCCAACCCCTATGCCCGCAACCGGCCTCCCTTCGGCCCCCAGGGCTACACCCAGCCGGGACCTGGCTACCGGTAA
- the TFG gene encoding protein TFG isoform X1, whose translation MNGQLDLSGKLIIKAQLGEDIRRIPIHNEDITYDELVLMMQRVFRGKLLSNDEVTIKYKDEDGDLITIFDSSDLSFAIQCSRILKLTLFVNGQPRPLESNQVKYLRRELIELRNKVNRLLDCLEPPAEPGLSTNLPESDAVDGREEKPAAADSNVKPSTQVIAASMSAFDPLKNQDEISKNVMSAFGLTDDQVSGPPSAPAEERSGTPDSIASSSSAAHPPGVQAQQPPYPGTQPQTGQVEGQMYQQYQQPGYPAQQPQAQPQQQYGMQYPAGYSQQQTPSQQAQQQFPAYSQPAAPAPAFPGQPQQLPAQQPPQYPGGSYPPQPYTTQASQPAPYSGAAPGSQAAPGTYQPRPGFTPPPGSTMTPPPTGPNPYARNRPPFGPQGYTQPGPGYR comes from the exons ATGAATGGGCAGCTGGACTTAAGTGGCAAGCTGATCATCAAAGCTCAGCTTGGAGAGGATATTAGGAGAATTCCTATTCATAATGAAGATATCACCTATGATGAATTGGTGCTAATGATGCAAAGAGTGTTTAGAGGAAAACTTCTCAGCAATGATGAAGtcacaataaaatataaagatgaAG ATGGAGATCTGATAACAATTTTTGATAGCTCAGATCTTTCCTTTGCAATTCAATGCAGTAGGATACTGAAGCTGACATTGTTTG TGAATGGACAACCAAGACCCCTAGAATCTAATCAGGTGAAATACCTGCGTCGAGAGCTGATAGAACTTCGCAATAAAGTCAATCGTTTACTGGACTGTTTAGAACCACCAGCTGAACCAGGGCTTTCCACTAATCTGCCTGAAAGTG aTGCCGTAGATGGTAGGGAAGAAAAGCCTGCTGCTGCCGACTCTAATGTTAAGCCATCTACTCAAGTTATAGCAGCAAGCATGTCTGCATTTGATCCGTTAAAGAACCAGGATGAAATCAGCAAGAATGTCATGTCAGCGTTTGGCTTGACAGATGATCAGGTGTCAG GACCACCAAGTGCCCCCGCAGAAGAGCGATCAGGAACACCGGACAGCATCGCTTCCTCTTCTTCTGCAGCCCATCCCCCTGGTGTTCAGGCACAGCAGCCACCATACCCTGGAACACAGCCACAAACTGGACAGGTGGAAG GTCAGATGTATCAACAGTACCAACAGCCGGGTTATCCTGCCCAGCAGCCACAGGCTCAGCCTCAGCAGCAGTACGGTATGCAGTACCCAG cagGCTACAGCCAGCAGCAAACCCCCTCGCAGCAAGCCCAGCAGCAGTTCCCGGCCTACAGCCagccggcggccccggcccctgccTTCCCCGGGCAGCCGCAGCAGCTGCCGGCACAGCAGCCCCCGCAGTACCCGGGGGGCAGCTACCCCCCGCAGCCCTACACCACGCAGGCCTCCCAGCCTGCACCCTACAGCGGCGCCGCTCCTGGCTCCCAGGCGGCGCCGGGCACCTACCAGCCACGGCCTGGCTTCACCCCCCCGCCCGGCAGCACTATGACCCCCCCGCCCACCGGGCCCAACCCCTATGCCCGCAACCGGCCTCCCTTCGGCCCCCAGGGCTACACCCAGCCGGGACCTGGCTACCGGTAA